From the genome of Acidobacteriota bacterium, one region includes:
- the iolB gene encoding 5-deoxy-glucuronate isomerase: protein MERHIKAMADGKYQQIIAPGTMRYLDFARARLKSGETQPGATGDHEYVLDIFSGTVTISVLSGQSGKQVYEKVGGRADVFSGPPVMVYIPVNSTFEIAATSDAADIGIFSAPSGSATAPRLLQGADVTVNHPGRENWQRTVYSALDLNTKAERLLAGETLNPSGNWSSYPPHKHDRKNPPNEAVLEEVYFFRIKPSQGFGFIWTYTEPGDPEGFSTVFVVRDGDTVLLPKGYHPVVAAPGYQLHYTWVLAGEERRYGAWSDQPEHAWVKQQ, encoded by the coding sequence ATGGAACGTCACATAAAAGCCATGGCCGACGGAAAATATCAGCAGATTATTGCTCCAGGAACCATGAGATATTTGGATTTCGCGCGTGCGCGGCTGAAAAGTGGAGAGACGCAACCCGGCGCGACGGGTGATCACGAGTACGTGCTGGACATTTTTTCTGGAACGGTGACGATCTCGGTCCTGAGCGGCCAGAGCGGGAAGCAGGTTTATGAAAAGGTGGGTGGTCGCGCCGATGTCTTTTCAGGCCCGCCGGTCATGGTTTACATTCCCGTGAATTCGACATTTGAAATCGCCGCCACTTCAGACGCCGCGGACATCGGCATTTTCTCCGCGCCTTCCGGTAGTGCAACCGCGCCACGGCTGCTGCAGGGTGCAGACGTAACCGTCAACCATCCCGGCCGCGAAAACTGGCAAAGGACAGTCTATTCCGCACTCGACTTGAATACCAAAGCCGAGCGGTTGCTCGCCGGTGAAACTCTGAACCCTTCGGGCAACTGGTCAAGTTATCCTCCACACAAACACGACCGCAAGAACCCTCCCAATGAAGCGGTGCTTGAAGAGGTTTACTTCTTCCGCATCAAGCCATCGCAAGGCTTCGGTTTTATATGGACTTACACGGAGCCGGGCGATCCCGAAGGGTTCTCGACTGTTTTCGTGGTTCGCGACGGCGATACAGTTCTGCTACCCAAAGGGTACCATCCTGTGGTGGCAGCACCGGGATACCAGTTACACTACACCTGGGTGCTGGCCGGCGAAGAACGCCGTTACGGAGCATGGAGCGACCAGCCCGAGCATGCATGGGTCAAACAGCAATAG